The region AACGCCAGCGACTTCCGTCCTTCCGCACTGCCGCCGCATCTGCAGATGAACTTTGCGGCGGTAAACAAGAAGGGCAAGATCATCGACTCCGATCGCGACCTTGCCGCTCTTGTCGAGCGCCAAGCAGGACACATCAAGTCCTCGGTCTCGCGTGTGGGCAGCAAGTCTGAAGCACCTGCGGTCAAGGAATGGACCAAGGAGAACCTCGGCACCATCGACGAGGAAGTCACCACGGTCGTCGACGGTCACGAGGTCACCGCCTATCCGGCGCTCGTGGCGACCGAAGAAGGCGTGGAACTGAAGGTTCACCCGACCAAGGCTGCTGCCGAAGCATCCATGATCACCACCACGCTGACGCTGTTGATGAAGGACATCTCCGTCAACGCACAACAGATGGTCAAAGGCCTTCCACTCCAGCAACGCGTGGCGGTGGACTCCTATCCACACGGTGGTGTGCAGGGCCTGGTCAACGACGCACGCATTGCCGCAATCCGCGACCAAATGATGGAAGCAGGCGGGCCGGTGCGTTCCCCCGAAGAGTTCGAAGCACTCAAGAACAAGGTCAAGCCCGCTGTTCCCGGTGCTGTACGCCAAGCAATCGTGGCCATTGCACCAGGACTGGTGGAGTACTCCAACCTCAAGGCGGAGCTTGCCAAGTGGGAAGGCCCAGCTATCGACGATATGAACGCACAACTGGACTTCCTGCTCCCCCGCAATGCGATTACCGTGCACGGTATGGCTCACCTGCGGCATCTCCCCCGTTACCTGCAGGCAATGAGCATCCGTCTCGATGAGATGGCCACCGACCCGGATCGCGACGCTGACCGCCAGGCAGAAGTCGATGAGGCAAAGGCGTATCTGAAAAATCGCCTGCGTGGCCTTCCATCAGGACGAGAAAAGACCCGTCAGGTCAAGGACATCTACTGGATGACTGAAGAACTACGCGTCTCACTGTTCGCACAGCGACTGGGCACCGCGCACGCAGTGTCCCTACGGCGCGTACAAAAGGCAGTAGATAAGCTGCGCTAAAAGTCTTCGCGATCGCGTCGGCGCATAAGGCGAATCTCAGATTCGAAGTCGTCGGCGCTTTCGAAGGACTTATACACAGAAGCAAAGCGCAGGTAGGCAACCTCATCGAGGTCGCGCAGTGGCTCCAGAATAGCTAGGCCAATGTCATTGGCATTGACCTGCGAGGAGCCATGATGGCGAACAGTTTCTTCGACCTGCTGGGCAAGCTTTTTCAGCGAGTCATCGGAGACATCGCGGCCCTGGCAGGCACGGCGGACACCGCGAATGAGTTTGTCGCGGCTGAAAGGTTCCGCCAGGCCGTTGCGTTTGACGACGAGAAGCACGGCCTTTTCCACCGTGGTGAAGCGTCCCTTGCACGATGCGCATTCACGGCGGCGGCGAATCGAGGTGCCTGCATCGACTACGCGCGAATCAATAACGCGTGATTGTTCATTGTGACAAAAGGGGCAATACACGGCGGAGGCTACCTCACAAGCTGACGGAAATAACTGTCAGCTTTAGTGTACGTCGGCAGAAACCACTGCCCCGACGGAGGCACCCGTTGCCGGAACGTCGGCTGGTTCGCTAGCGCCACCCAAACCGGCAGCTACAGTGCCGAAGAATACTGCACCACCAAAAACGGCACCCAGAAGATAGTTACCTATGTTCGAAGAAGTACGACGCTGGTTTACGCGATTAGCCGATTTCTGTACACCTGGTAACTCTGTTCGATTCGAACGGGCCTCACCGATGCGCAGTGTGCGAACACTGGATGCAGGATGCGAGTAACGCGAGGTGTAAGAAGCCCCAGGACGGATATCCCACACGGCTGCAGGAGGAACGACAGATGCCTGCGGAGAACGACGTGCGGAGCGGCGGTTTTGCGGGTCAAGTGCGAGAGTCATTTCTATTTCCTTTCTGAGCCTGCCGTGATGATAAGAAACTTCCCTGACACGGCCGGCCAAGTCATTCGCCAAACTGTTCGAATTAGCTGGTATGTTCGAGTTATAACAGGCGTTCGAAAATTTGTCTAGTCCTAGAACGAAATAGTCGAACATTTGTCCAGAACGTGATAGAAATGTAAGAAAGCACTTGACCCCCGCCTGAGGAGGCACCATGGCTCGCAAACCCGTCAAACCGACCGGCAAGCCCAACGAAGATTCACTCTCCGATCGCCAACGGCGCATTCTGGATGTGATTCGGGATGCCGTGATGCTGCGCGGTTACCCGCCAAGCATCCGTGAGATCGGTGATGCGGCAGGCCTGCAGTCGACCTCCTCGGTGGCGTACCAGCTCAAGCAGTTAGAAGAAAAGGGCTTCCTGCGCCGCGACCCGAACAAGCCACGTGCGGTGGATCTGCGCAATTACAACAATGAGGAAGCTCCGCGAAAGAACTCCCGCAAGCCAGTGGCAACCACTGAGGACACCCCACCGGAGGATTCTGAGGCTGCTTCTTACATTCCGGTCGTTGGTCGCATTGCAGCGGGTTCCCCAATTACTGCAGAAGAAAACATCGACACCTACTTCCCTATGCCGGGCGACATCCTCGGCGGTGGCGAGCTGTACATGCTGCAGGTGGTCGGTGACTCCATGCATGATGCGGGCATCTTCGATGGCGACTGGGTTATTGTGCGCTCCCAGGCCGTTGCTGAGGAAGGCGAATTCGTCGCGGCACTGCTCGATGGCGAAGAGGCTACGGTCAAGGAATTCCACCGCGACTCCTCCGGTGTGTGGCTGCTGCCGCACAATGACGCCTACTCGCCTATCAAGGGCGATGAAGCAGAAATCATGGGCAAGGTCGTCTCTGTCTTCCGCAAGCTTTAATCCTCCCCCTTTATCGGGCACTCCACGGATGTGGGCTGCCTTTTTCTTACCCCTGTACCCCCACCGCCGATTATTGGCGTCTACCTTGGCTTTTGGGGTTACTCCCGCTGCGAAACTTTTTGCTTGATGTTTATTCATGCCCGAAAGCAGTGGTTGTGTGCGGGGTTTCTGGAACAATAGACCCAGAAAGCAAAATAAACCGGGAGTTACTAGTTCGGACATAACAGTTACCGACACCCCCGCCACACGTCCTACAGGAGGGGCCGATGTACGCCGAAGAGCGGCGCCGCCAAATTGCTTCCCTGACCGCAGTGGAAGGCCGCGTTAACGTCACCGAGCTTTCGGAGCGTTTCGAAGTCACAGCTGAAACGATTCGTCGTGACTTGGCGGTCCTAGACCGCGAAGGTGTCGTCCACCGCGTGCACGGCGGTGCGGTCGCATCGCAGACCTTCCAGACTGCAGAGCTAACCTTAGATGCTCGTCAGCGCTCCGCCATTGGTGCCAAGGCTTCCATTGCCCGTGCGGCCATGGACTTTTTGCCCCAGGAATCCGGCAGCATCTTCCTGGATGCCGGTTCCACCATTAACGCGATGGCCGACCTTATCAGTCAGCAGCACAACACCTCGCCGTGCACTATCGTGACCAACTCGCTGCCGGTAGCACTCTCCCTGGCAACTGCTGGACTTCCCGAGGTACAACTGCTCGGCGGTACGGTGCGTGCAATTACCCAGGCTGTCGTCGGTGATACTGCGCTGCGCACCATGGCGCTGCTGCGCGCGGATGTCGCTTTCGTCGGCACCAATGCCTTGACCATTGACCATGGACTGTCGACTGCGGATTCGCAGGAAGCAGCCATCAAGTCGGCGTTTATCACCAATGCCCACAAGGTTGTGGTGTTGTGTGACTCGTCGAAGCTGGGTAATGACTACCTGGTTAGCTTCGCCTCTATTCGCGATATTGACGTTGTGATCACAGATTCCGCAGCCCCTGAGACTTTCGTCGAGGAACTGCGGAAGCATGAAATTGAGGTCATTATCGCCGAAGATGACTAGTCACGGTACTTTTCAATCAGCTCGCGCACTGCTTCGCGGGCTTCGCTCGGACCGCTGGAGGCTAGGGCGACATCGGCAAGCTTTTGGCACTGCTCCAAGGTCAGCTCGCTGACCTGTGCGCCCACGCCAGCCAAGGCAGTCGAGGCTGCGGACAGCGAGTTCACGCCCAGACCGGTGAGCACGCAGGCCAGCATCGGATCGGCGGCGGCCTCACCACAGACGCCCACGGGGACGTTGTTGTCATGGCCCACGACGCAGGTGTGCTGAATCAGGCGCAGCACGGCTGGCTGCCACGGGTCAGTGAGATAGGCCAGCTGCGAGGACAGACGATCGGCGGCCATCGTGTACTGGGTCAGGTCATTGGTACCGATGGAGACAAAGTCCAGGTGCGGCATGATGGTATCGGCCATGAGCGCTGCGGCAGGCACCTCAATCATCGCTCCAGCAACCAGGTTGCGCTCCCGGCACAGGCCCGCGAACCACTGCGCTTCAGCTGCGGTGGCCACCATCGGCGCCATCACCCACGTCGGCGCATTGTCGTCGCGGTTTTCTGCGGCCAGAGCAATCGCGTCTAGCTGACGGGTCAGCAAAGCCTCGTTGTCGCGGGCAACACGCAGGCCACGGACACCAAGTGCCGGGTTTTCTTCATCCGACATGGTGGCATAAGAAATCGGCTTGTCCGAACCTGCATCCAGGGTACGAACGACCACCTTGGATTCGGGATAGGCATTGAAGACCTTGGCATAGATGCGAGCCTGTTCTTCCACGGTCGGTTCTTCGCTGGCGGAGAGGAAGGACAGCTCCGTGCGGTAGAGGCCAATACCCTCAGCCACAGAATCAGAAGCGATACGGGCGGCATTGCCGTCAGCGACGTTGGCGAGCAGCTGTACACGGTGACCATCGGCAGTTTCTGCCGGGCCAGTCCACTGGGCGACCTTTTCGGCACGCTCGCGGTACTCGGCAACCGCCTGCTTGGAGGTTTCCTCGTCGGCACCAATGGTCACGTTGCCAACCGCACCGTCGACATAGAGCACCGTGCCGGCTTCAATATCACGCAGGCTCGCGCCCATCGCCACGATGCACGGAATATCGAGCTGGCGCGCGATAATCGCGGTGTGGCTGGTTGGGCCGCCGAGCTCAGTCACCAATGCCTTAATGTGTGCGGTGTCCAAGGTGGCGGTGTCGGCGGGTGCGAGGTCATCGGCAAGCAATACTGCTTCGCCCTCGACTGCTGGCAGGCCTGGTTCCGGCTCACCGCGCAGCTGCGCAATCACGCGGTCACGGACATCTTTTAAGTCTGTGGTGCGCTCTGCCATGATGCCGCCGGCAGCTTCAAACATGGTGACAAACTTGTCAGTTGCACCAACCACGGCGTACTCCGCAGTCTTGCCAGTACGCACACCCTTGCGCACCGCCTTGTGCCAACCGCGGTCCTTGGCCATACGCGAGGTCGCATCAAGGACCTCAGCGGCCTGACCATCGGCACCATTGGCGCGCTGCTCCAGACGGGATGCGACCAGGTCAGCAGCTTCGACAAAGCGATCGAATTCTGCATCGCGCTGTTCTTCGGGCACGGGCGTCGATGCTCCGGGAAGCTCCGGGCGGGGGCGGACCCACACGGCTTCGGCATACGCAATACCGGCTACCACGCCGGTTCCGGAGATGGTGGTTTCCTCAGCAGAACTCATAGTTTTCGCTTCTTTCATCAACGAGGGATCTCTATCTCAAGATCATCACAAAAGCGTCCAAAATGCAACGAAAACCACAAAAAGTGATTGACAAACCAACACAAACAGACAACAATCAGAAACAAACACAAAGTTTCTGTGTGGAAACGGATTTAGCGAAGGTGACGCCCTGACAATGATTTTGACGTTCACTCCCAACCCCAGCATCGATTCCACAATCGAGCTCAGCGAAGCGGTCCAGCCGGGCAACGTGCACCGCGCCTGCCGGGTGATTCAGCAGCCCGGCGGCAAAGGCGTCAACGTTGCCGCAGCCGTGCATTTGGCTCAACGCCCCACCTTGGCGCTCTTCCCGGCTAATGACAACGACATCTTCTTGCACCTCGTCAAAGAATCCGGCCTTCCTTTCCACAACCTGCCCATGTCAGAAGGCGTGCGCGTCAACACCACCGTCACTGACCCCGAGGGTGTCACGACCAAGCTCAACGGCCCGGGCCCACAACTGAAGCCTGAGCTCGCCGATGAGCTCAAGCGCACCTTAGTCAACAAAGCCCACGATGCCTCCTGGGTCGTCCTTGCCGGTTCCCTACCAGGTGGGGTGTCCGAATCCTGGTACTCCGACCTCATCGCCGCCCTGCGTGCGGAGGTCCCCGACGTTCGCATCGCACTCGATACTTCCGATGGTCCGATGCGCGCTGTGGCCAATGAACTGCATCGAGCTGCTCCCGATGTCATTAAGCCCAACGGCATGGAACTTGGCCAGCTTGCCGGTGTCGACGGCCTCGCCTTAGAGCACGCCGCCGCTACCGGCGATTATGAACCGGTTATTTCCGCCGCACGCCTCGTCGTCGCCCGCGGTATTCCGGAAGTACTCGTCACCTTAGGCGCTGCCGGCGCGGTATTGGTGACCGCCGACAACGCCTGGATCGCCACCCCACCTCCTAGTGAGGTGCGCTCGACTGTTGGTGCCGGCGATGCCGCTTTAGCTGGCTATATACTGGCGCGTAGCAGCAACGAAGACTACCCAGCCGCACTGGCGCGCTCGGTGGCCTACGGCACCGCCGCCACCGCCTTGCCTGGAACCCAATTCCCCTCCCCCGACGGCCTGGATATTGCAGGAACCGTCGTTACACCTGAATAAGGCCAAAGGACTTTGTGCCCATGTCTTCCCCGATTATCACCACCGACCTGGTGGCCTTGGACGCTGACTTTGGCAGCAGCGTCGACACTGTTATCACCGAACTTGCCACGCTGGTTCACAACACCGGTCGCGCCAGCGACATCGACGGTCTTGCCCAACCTGCCATCGAACGCGAAAACAAGGCTGGCACTGGCGTACCCGGCAAAGTTGCCATCCCGCACTGCCGTTCGGAAGCCGTCAGCGAACCCACCCTCGCTTTTGCCCGCCTGGCCAAGCCAGTCGATTTCTCTGGCCCTGACGGCGATGCCGAACTCGTCTTCCTCATCGCCGCCCCTGCCGATGGCGGCAAAGCCCACCTGCGCATCCTGTCCAAGCTTGCCCGCGCACTTGTTCGCGACGACTTCCTCAACACCCTGCGCGAAGCAACCACTGCCGACGAAATCGTCACCGCAGTCATGGAGGTCATCAACGCAGAAAAGCCACGCAAGAAGAAGCCGGCCGATAAATCGACCACGACCTCAGCAGGTACCGCAACCGCGGCAGCAGGAACCGCAGCGGCGGCATCGCAAAGCAGCGCATCCACCAGTGATGCCGACACTGACCCGAAGGCAGCGACTGAACAGCAGTCTTCGGGCAAGCGCACCCGCATCGTGGCAGTCACGGCCTGCCCGACGGGTATTGCGCATACCTACATGGCCGCAGATGCGCTAACGCAGACTGCTGACAAACGCGATGACATCGAGTTGTTAGTCGAAACCCAAGGCTCGTCGAATAACGAACCTCTGGCTGACGCTGATATCGATGCTGCTGATGCGGTCATCTTTGCCACGGATGTTGGCGTGCGCGATAAGGAGCGTTTCGCCGGCAAGCCGGTCATTGAATCTGGTGTGAAACGCGCAATCAATGAGCCGTCCGTCATGCTGGATGAAGCAGTTGCTGCAGCGAATAACCCGAATGCCCGCAAGGTTTCCGGCACGAAGTCCAACTCGACTCCGTCTGCTTCAGCGGATGCTGAAGCAGACGCTGGCCTGGGCTGGGGCAAGCGCATCCAGCAGGCAGTGATGACTGGCGTCTCTTACATGGTGCCATTCGTCGCTGCTGGTGGTTTGCTGCTGGCTTTGGGCTTCCTGTTTGGTGGCGCCGACATGGCCAATGGTTGGCAGGCCATTACGACGAATTACTCGTTGACCAACCTGCCGGGCCATGAGGTCGATGTTGATGGCACAATGATGAGCTTTGAACGCGCCGGATTCATGTTGTACTTCGGTGCGGTGCTCTTTGCCATTGGCCAAGCAGCGATGAGCTTTATCGTCGCGGCACTCTCCGGCTTTATTGCCTTTGCTCTGGCCGGCCGTCCGGGTATTGCACCGGGCTTTGTCGGTGGCGCGATTGCTGTGACTTTGGATGCTGGCTTCATCGGTGGTCTGGTCACCGGTTTGCTGGCTGGTCTGGTCGCGATGTGGATTGGTCAGTGGAAGGTCCCGCGCTGGCTGGGCTCACTGATGCCAGTCGTTATTATTCCGCTGCTAGCCTCGCTGGTCGTGGGCTTGGCGATGTACCTGCTGCTCGGCGCCCCACTGGCTGCCATCATGGAAGGCCTGCAGAACTGGCTGTCGTCGATGTCTGGTTCTTCTGCCGTACTGCTGGGCATCATTTTGGGCCTGATGATGTGCTTCGACCTCGGCGGCCCAGTCAACAAAGCGGCGTACTTGTTCGCGACTGCGGGTCTGTCCACGGGCGACCAGGCGTCGATGGAAATCATGGCTGCCGTCATGGCCGCCGGTATGGTTCCACCAATTGCGTTGTCGCTGGCGACCTTCCTGCGCAAGAGCCTGTTTACTCCGGCTGAGCAAGAAAACGGCAAGTCCGCGTGGCTGCTGGGTCTGTCGTTTGTCTCCGAAGGTGCTATCCCGTTTGCTGCTGCTGACCCATTCCGCGTCATCCCATCGATGATGGCTGGTGGTGCTGTCACCGGTGCCATCTCGATGGCTCTCAGTGTCGGTTCGCATGCCCCGCATGGTGGTATCTTCGTGCTCTTCGCTATTTCCCCGGCATGGGGCTACCTGCTGGCTATCGCTGCAGGTGTTGCAGTCTCTGCCGTCACGGTGATTGCTGTGAAGCAGTTCTGGCCAAACCGCGCTATTGAAGAGGCCGCAGGTCAGCGCAACGTAGCGGCATGATCTAATTACTCGTACACTCGTAAGTGCTAACGCACATCATGAAAGGAAATTATCATGGCTTCCAAAACCGTTAAGGTCGGCTCCTCGGTAGGCCTGCACGCACGTCCTGCTTCCATCATCGCCGATGCTGCCAGCGAATTCGACGAGGACATCTTCCTGAACCTGGCTGGCGAGGAAGAAGATGAGGAAACTGATGCAGCTTCCTCCCTGATGATTATGGCTCTGGGCGCAGAGCAGGGCGACGAGGTTGTCGTCACTTCCGAGAACGAAGAGGCAGTAGAAAAGATTGCCTCCCTGATTGAGCAGGACCTCGACTCTTAGTCTTTCGACTTCGAGGCATAGTTCTTACCTCACGGCTCGCGTGCGAACCGCCTCTCCCCGATTGAACTCACTATGGTTCAGCCGGGGAGATTTTTATGCCTACTTGGCCAGCGGCTGGCCTTCGCCAACATTGTGGTAGAGCCACTTCAGGGCTGGGTAGGCCAGGATGATGCCGACCGAGCCCCAGGCAATGCCTTCCAGCTCGACGCCGAAGACGCTTAAGGTCAGGTTGCCGATACCGGCGACCAGAGCGACGGCAGCGGTGGTCAGGTTGACCGGGTTGTTGAAGTTGACCTTGTTATCAATCCAGATGCGCACGCCCAGCATGCCGATAAGCCCGTAGAGCACCAGGCAGGCACCTCCCAGTACGCCGGTTGGGATGGTGAAGATCAGTGCGCCGAACTTCGGGATGAACGCCAGGGCGACAGCGGTAGCGGCAGCCACCCAGTACGCAGCGGTGGAATACACACGGGTTGCGGCCATCACGCCGATGTTTTCAGCGTAGGTAGTCGTTGCAGAACCACCGAAGCCACCGGCCAGAGAGGTCGCCAGGCCGTCGGCGATAAGGGCATCGCCAGCCAAGTTGTCCATGTTGCGCTTGGTCATTTCGGAGACAGCCTTGACGTGGCCGACGTTCTCCGCCACCAAGACGACGAGTACCGGCAGGGCCACGGCGATGGCAGACATGTTGAATTCTGGCGTATGGAAGTCCGGCAGACCGATCCAAGCGGCTTCGCGAATGCTGTCGGCAGCGCCCTCCTGAAGATTGCCGGTAAGCGCGGCGAAGATCCAGCCGACAACCACGCCGATGAGGATGGACAGGCGGGAAAACATTCCGCGGGAACCAACGGTGCCGGCCAGAATCACAAACAAAGTGACGGTGGCAACCAGTGGCTGGCTGCTGAAGTTGTCCGTGGCGGTCGGTGCCAGGTTCAGGCCGATAAGAGCCACGATGGCGCCGGTAACAGCCGGTGGCATGATGGCGTCGATAACTTTGCGGCCTGCGGCTTTGACGATAAAGCCGATAACCATCAGCGCTAGACCGGTGACCAGGATGGAACCGGTCTGTGCCGCAATGCCGTGCTGCTGCGACGCAGTCAGCGGGGCAATAAAGGCGAAAGAAGAGCCCAGGTAGGAAGGCAACCGATTACGAGTAATCAGCAAGAAAAGCATCGTGCCGATACCGGAGAACAACAACGTGGTGTTCACCGGGAAACCGGTCAAAGTGGGCACCAGCAAGGTAGCGCCGAACATGGCGACTACGTGCTGCATTCCGATGCCGATGGTGCGCGGCCAATCCAACCGCTCATCCGGTGCGACTACCGCACCGGGCTTTACATGTTTGCCGTCGCCGTGCAGGCGCCATCCTAAAGTACTCACGGGCATTTATTATGCCCATCACATAACGCTGAAGGAAAACTCCAGAGTCTTAGGAGACGTGCTCGGTGACGAATTCATCGAGTTCACGGGCAACCACCTGCGGCAAGCGTACATCCAGCACGGTGCCTTCGGAGGTGTACTCCTCTTCGCGGACTGTGCCCTGGGCGTGGGCGCGGGCCACGACGTCACCGCGTGTAAACGGCACCAGCATGCGGACGTGGGCATCCTGGGAGTTGAGGAACAACTCCACACGGGCGGTGAGTTCTTTAATTCCCTCACCAGTTTTTGCCGAGACGTATACAACGTTGTCGCGATCGAGGACGTGGCGCAGCTCCGCCAGCACCAACGGGTCCGCCTGGTCGATCTTGTTGATCACGATGATTTCTGGCGGGGCCTCTTCCCCGGTTTCCTTCACGATGTCGTAGATGACCTTGTTGACCGCTTCAATCTGCTTGAGCGGGAAAGGATCGGAGCCATCGACAACGTGCAGCATGATATCTGCTGCCAGGACTTCTTCCAGGGTGGACTTAAACGCCTCGACCAGCTGGGTGGGCAGGTGACGCACGAAGCCAACGGTGTCGGTGAAGACGACCTGGCGGCCATCGGAAAGCTCTGCTTTACGGGTGGTCGGATCCAGGGTTGCGAACAATGCGTCCTCGACCAGCACGCCAGCACCGGTCATGGCATTAATCAGCGAGGACTTACCGGCGTTGGTATAACCAGCGATAGCAATCTGCGGGATGACCGATTCCTGACGGCGCGAGCGCTTGACTTCACGCGCGGTCTTCATGGATTTCAGTTCCTTGCGCAGCCGAGCCATCTCGGTGCGGATGCGGCGACGGTCGGTCTCAATCTTGGTCTCACCCGGACCACGCAGGCCCACACCGCCGTTGGAACCGGCACGACCGCCGGCCTGACGCGACAGGTTGCCACCCCAACCACGGGTATGGGTGTAGAGGTATTCCAGCTGTGCCAAGGAGACCTGGGCTTTACCCTCTTTGGACTTCGCGTGCTGGGCGAAGATATCCAGAATCAGCATGGTGCGGTCAATGACCTTGGTGTTCAGCGCACGCTCTAGCGCGCTGAGCTGACCGGGGTTGAGCTCACCATCGCAAACGACCGTATCGGCGCCAGTGGCCTGGACGATGTCGGCAAGCTCGCGGACCTTACCGGAACCGATATAAGTACCTGGGTCGGGTCGGTCGCGCTTCTGGTAGAGCATCTCAACCACATCAGCACCCGCGGTCTCGGTCAGCGCGGCAAGTTCTGCCATGGTGGCTTCGACCTCAGCGACAGTGCCTTCGGTCCACACACCAACCAAGATGACCTGCTCGAGACGCAGCTTTCGGTACTCGACCTCATAGCCATCAGTGGTGTCTTCAGCACGGATGTTGGTGTCTTTAGTAACCCGGCGGAAGGCATTGCGCTCGGCGAGATCGAGCTCGCCGGTGGTGGGTTCATCGGAAGGCTCCGCAATGTCTGGCTGCGGAGCGTTGTCGCGAAATGCTTGAGCAAGCAGTTCGTCGTGGGAAGGGTTCTTTTCAGAAGATGACGTCATATTGCTTCCTATTCTTGCACGATAGGAGCCAATAGCTGAATTA is a window of Corynebacterium camporealensis DNA encoding:
- the nrdR gene encoding transcriptional regulator NrdR, with product MYCPFCHNEQSRVIDSRVVDAGTSIRRRRECASCKGRFTTVEKAVLLVVKRNGLAEPFSRDKLIRGVRRACQGRDVSDDSLKKLAQQVEETVRHHGSSQVNANDIGLAILEPLRDLDEVAYLRFASVYKSFESADDFESEIRLMRRRDREDF
- the lexA gene encoding transcriptional repressor LexA, whose translation is MARKPVKPTGKPNEDSLSDRQRRILDVIRDAVMLRGYPPSIREIGDAAGLQSTSSVAYQLKQLEEKGFLRRDPNKPRAVDLRNYNNEEAPRKNSRKPVATTEDTPPEDSEAASYIPVVGRIAAGSPITAEENIDTYFPMPGDILGGGELYMLQVVGDSMHDAGIFDGDWVIVRSQAVAEEGEFVAALLDGEEATVKEFHRDSSGVWLLPHNDAYSPIKGDEAEIMGKVVSVFRKL
- a CDS encoding DeoR/GlpR family DNA-binding transcription regulator, coding for MYAEERRRQIASLTAVEGRVNVTELSERFEVTAETIRRDLAVLDREGVVHRVHGGAVASQTFQTAELTLDARQRSAIGAKASIARAAMDFLPQESGSIFLDAGSTINAMADLISQQHNTSPCTIVTNSLPVALSLATAGLPEVQLLGGTVRAITQAVVGDTALRTMALLRADVAFVGTNALTIDHGLSTADSQEAAIKSAFITNAHKVVVLCDSSKLGNDYLVSFASIRDIDVVITDSAAPETFVEELRKHEIEVIIAEDD
- the ptsP gene encoding phosphoenolpyruvate--protein phosphotransferase, whose protein sequence is MSSAEETTISGTGVVAGIAYAEAVWVRPRPELPGASTPVPEEQRDAEFDRFVEAADLVASRLEQRANGADGQAAEVLDATSRMAKDRGWHKAVRKGVRTGKTAEYAVVGATDKFVTMFEAAGGIMAERTTDLKDVRDRVIAQLRGEPEPGLPAVEGEAVLLADDLAPADTATLDTAHIKALVTELGGPTSHTAIIARQLDIPCIVAMGASLRDIEAGTVLYVDGAVGNVTIGADEETSKQAVAEYRERAEKVAQWTGPAETADGHRVQLLANVADGNAARIASDSVAEGIGLYRTELSFLSASEEPTVEEQARIYAKVFNAYPESKVVVRTLDAGSDKPISYATMSDEENPALGVRGLRVARDNEALLTRQLDAIALAAENRDDNAPTWVMAPMVATAAEAQWFAGLCRERNLVAGAMIEVPAAALMADTIMPHLDFVSIGTNDLTQYTMAADRLSSQLAYLTDPWQPAVLRLIQHTCVVGHDNNVPVGVCGEAAADPMLACVLTGLGVNSLSAASTALAGVGAQVSELTLEQCQKLADVALASSGPSEAREAVRELIEKYRD
- a CDS encoding 1-phosphofructokinase family hexose kinase: MILTFTPNPSIDSTIELSEAVQPGNVHRACRVIQQPGGKGVNVAAAVHLAQRPTLALFPANDNDIFLHLVKESGLPFHNLPMSEGVRVNTTVTDPEGVTTKLNGPGPQLKPELADELKRTLVNKAHDASWVVLAGSLPGGVSESWYSDLIAALRAEVPDVRIALDTSDGPMRAVANELHRAAPDVIKPNGMELGQLAGVDGLALEHAAATGDYEPVISAARLVVARGIPEVLVTLGAAGAVLVTADNAWIATPPPSEVRSTVGAGDAALAGYILARSSNEDYPAALARSVAYGTAATALPGTQFPSPDGLDIAGTVVTPE
- a CDS encoding PTS fructose transporter subunit IIABC; protein product: MSSPIITTDLVALDADFGSSVDTVITELATLVHNTGRASDIDGLAQPAIERENKAGTGVPGKVAIPHCRSEAVSEPTLAFARLAKPVDFSGPDGDAELVFLIAAPADGGKAHLRILSKLARALVRDDFLNTLREATTADEIVTAVMEVINAEKPRKKKPADKSTTTSAGTATAAAGTAAAASQSSASTSDADTDPKAATEQQSSGKRTRIVAVTACPTGIAHTYMAADALTQTADKRDDIELLVETQGSSNNEPLADADIDAADAVIFATDVGVRDKERFAGKPVIESGVKRAINEPSVMLDEAVAAANNPNARKVSGTKSNSTPSASADAEADAGLGWGKRIQQAVMTGVSYMVPFVAAGGLLLALGFLFGGADMANGWQAITTNYSLTNLPGHEVDVDGTMMSFERAGFMLYFGAVLFAIGQAAMSFIVAALSGFIAFALAGRPGIAPGFVGGAIAVTLDAGFIGGLVTGLLAGLVAMWIGQWKVPRWLGSLMPVVIIPLLASLVVGLAMYLLLGAPLAAIMEGLQNWLSSMSGSSAVLLGIILGLMMCFDLGGPVNKAAYLFATAGLSTGDQASMEIMAAVMAAGMVPPIALSLATFLRKSLFTPAEQENGKSAWLLGLSFVSEGAIPFAAADPFRVIPSMMAGGAVTGAISMALSVGSHAPHGGIFVLFAISPAWGYLLAIAAGVAVSAVTVIAVKQFWPNRAIEEAAGQRNVAA
- a CDS encoding HPr family phosphocarrier protein — its product is MASKTVKVGSSVGLHARPASIIADAASEFDEDIFLNLAGEEEDEETDAASSLMIMALGAEQGDEVVVTSENEEAVEKIASLIEQDLDS
- a CDS encoding uracil-xanthine permease family protein — encoded protein: MSTLGWRLHGDGKHVKPGAVVAPDERLDWPRTIGIGMQHVVAMFGATLLVPTLTGFPVNTTLLFSGIGTMLFLLITRNRLPSYLGSSFAFIAPLTASQQHGIAAQTGSILVTGLALMVIGFIVKAAGRKVIDAIMPPAVTGAIVALIGLNLAPTATDNFSSQPLVATVTLFVILAGTVGSRGMFSRLSILIGVVVGWIFAALTGNLQEGAADSIREAAWIGLPDFHTPEFNMSAIAVALPVLVVLVAENVGHVKAVSEMTKRNMDNLAGDALIADGLATSLAGGFGGSATTTYAENIGVMAATRVYSTAAYWVAAATAVALAFIPKFGALIFTIPTGVLGGACLVLYGLIGMLGVRIWIDNKVNFNNPVNLTTAAVALVAGIGNLTLSVFGVELEGIAWGSVGIILAYPALKWLYHNVGEGQPLAK
- the hflX gene encoding GTPase HflX; amino-acid sequence: MTSSSEKNPSHDELLAQAFRDNAPQPDIAEPSDEPTTGELDLAERNAFRRVTKDTNIRAEDTTDGYEVEYRKLRLEQVILVGVWTEGTVAEVEATMAELAALTETAGADVVEMLYQKRDRPDPGTYIGSGKVRELADIVQATGADTVVCDGELNPGQLSALERALNTKVIDRTMLILDIFAQHAKSKEGKAQVSLAQLEYLYTHTRGWGGNLSRQAGGRAGSNGGVGLRGPGETKIETDRRRIRTEMARLRKELKSMKTAREVKRSRRQESVIPQIAIAGYTNAGKSSLINAMTGAGVLVEDALFATLDPTTRKAELSDGRQVVFTDTVGFVRHLPTQLVEAFKSTLEEVLAADIMLHVVDGSDPFPLKQIEAVNKVIYDIVKETGEEAPPEIIVINKIDQADPLVLAELRHVLDRDNVVYVSAKTGEGIKELTARVELFLNSQDAHVRMLVPFTRGDVVARAHAQGTVREEEYTSEGTVLDVRLPQVVARELDEFVTEHVS